In the genome of Chryseobacterium oryzae, one region contains:
- a CDS encoding glycosyltransferase family 4 protein — protein MKVSFLSVFAFDANVSLINSLKKKSEISFFTEALHKIYNYIDREKLTDFITIGNRVEQIKRFSELIPLDTTFVIKGTRASHIIKKIYNSYKIDKVLKKINPDVIIIDNITLTYFCSAIRLRNKALLIVHDPFLHSGEGNILDKILRKLFFRLIKNKILLNNNQKNEFLVKNGQNEMNVHSSFLSVYEYLTYYAQENEISATSNNKEKEFNILFFGRISPYKGIKFLLDTYSELCSDGKFPNITLTIAGNGDFDFDINAYKVLPNLKIVNKFIEPEELSELILKSSVVVCPYTDATQSGVIMSAFAFKKPVIATNVGGLPEMVTHMETGIIIEKNNQDELKNAFLMLYNNPKLLEDMSEAINKEYFEGIKSWKHSGELFFNAIESIYNQNNKVGKSLS, from the coding sequence ATGAAAGTTTCATTTTTATCTGTTTTTGCTTTTGATGCAAATGTTTCTCTTATAAATTCTTTAAAAAAGAAATCGGAAATTTCTTTTTTTACCGAAGCTTTACATAAGATATACAATTATATTGACAGAGAAAAGCTTACCGATTTCATCACCATTGGAAATAGGGTAGAGCAGATCAAAAGGTTTTCAGAATTAATTCCTCTAGATACAACTTTTGTTATAAAAGGTACAAGAGCATCTCATATTATAAAGAAAATTTACAATTCTTATAAAATTGATAAGGTCTTAAAAAAAATAAATCCTGATGTAATTATTATAGACAATATTACCCTCACCTATTTTTGTTCAGCTATTAGACTTAGAAATAAAGCACTTCTTATTGTACATGATCCTTTTCTGCATTCGGGTGAAGGAAATATTCTGGATAAAATTTTAAGAAAATTATTTTTTAGACTGATTAAGAACAAAATTTTACTGAATAACAATCAAAAAAATGAGTTTTTAGTAAAAAATGGTCAAAACGAAATGAATGTTCATTCATCTTTTTTAAGTGTTTATGAATATCTGACCTATTATGCACAGGAAAATGAAATAAGTGCGACTTCAAATAATAAAGAAAAAGAGTTTAACATATTGTTTTTTGGTAGAATTTCGCCGTATAAAGGAATAAAATTTTTATTAGATACTTATTCAGAATTGTGTTCTGATGGGAAATTTCCTAATATTACGTTAACTATAGCGGGAAATGGAGATTTCGATTTTGATATTAATGCATATAAAGTTTTACCCAATCTTAAGATTGTAAATAAATTTATTGAGCCAGAGGAACTTTCGGAGTTGATATTAAAATCTTCAGTAGTTGTATGTCCTTATACAGACGCTACCCAAAGTGGAGTGATTATGTCTGCATTTGCATTTAAAAAACCGGTTATAGCAACCAATGTAGGTGGTTTGCCGGAAATGGTTACCCACATGGAAACAGGAATTATCATTGAGAAAAATAATCAAGATGAATTAAAAAATGCTTTTCTTATGTTGTATAATAATCCTAAATTGTTGGAGGATATGAGTGAAGCTATCAATAAAGAATATTTTGAAGGAATAAAAAGCTGGAAACATTCTGGCGAATTATTTTTTAATGCAATAGAATCTATTTATAACCAAAACAATAAAGTTGGGAAAAGCCTTAGTTGA